In Bacillus sp. BGMRC 2118, one DNA window encodes the following:
- a CDS encoding quinone oxidoreductase has product MKALVFETFGGPEVLHYKDVVNPNLKPDEVLVQSKAIGLNFADIYRRKGNYHITGKPPYILGYEGAGVVVEVGESVTTIKKGDRIAYADAPFANAELVAVPEEKAIPLPESISFEVAASILLQGLTAHYLIHDSYKIKEGDTAVIHACAGGVGQLLIQMIKILGGKAIGLTSSLSKAKVAEKKGADYVFLYGDEWVNRTLEITNGQGVEVVFESVGSTLLQSFSATKVGGTVVFFGMAGGNPEPVDPRMLMDTSKTLTGGDLWNVLTSRQDRINRSQQLFNWIEKQEVLLSEPIIFPLKDGRKAHELLQSRKSSGKILLVP; this is encoded by the coding sequence ATGAAAGCACTTGTTTTTGAAACGTTTGGGGGACCAGAGGTTTTACATTATAAAGATGTAGTAAACCCCAATTTGAAACCTGATGAAGTTTTAGTTCAGTCCAAAGCTATCGGCCTAAATTTTGCTGATATATATAGAAGAAAAGGAAATTACCACATTACTGGTAAACCGCCATACATATTAGGATATGAAGGTGCAGGAGTAGTTGTGGAAGTAGGTGAAAGCGTAACTACTATTAAAAAAGGGGACCGTATCGCGTATGCAGATGCCCCTTTTGCTAATGCGGAGCTTGTGGCAGTACCAGAAGAGAAAGCTATCCCATTACCAGAAAGTATTTCGTTTGAAGTAGCAGCTTCAATATTATTGCAGGGATTAACAGCCCACTACTTAATCCATGATAGCTATAAAATAAAAGAAGGGGACACAGCGGTGATCCATGCTTGTGCAGGTGGAGTTGGTCAATTGCTAATTCAAATGATTAAGATACTAGGTGGAAAAGCTATTGGTCTTACATCATCTCTTTCTAAGGCTAAGGTTGCTGAGAAAAAAGGTGCTGATTATGTATTTTTATATGGTGATGAATGGGTTAATAGAACGTTAGAAATAACAAACGGTCAAGGTGTTGAAGTAGTGTTTGAATCGGTCGGCTCCACATTATTACAAAGCTTTTCAGCAACTAAGGTTGGTGGAACTGTTGTCTTTTTTGGTATGGCAGGAGGTAACCCAGAGCCAGTTGATCCTAGAATGTTAATGGATACGTCGAAAACATTAACAGGTGGAGATTTGTGGAATGTATTAACCTCCAGACAAGATAGAATAAATCGATCACAACAATTATTCAACTGGATTGAAAAACAGGAAGTTTTACTTTCTGAGCCTATTATATTCCCACTGAAAGATGGCAGAAAAGCACATGAATTACTCCAAAGTCGGAAAAGCTCAGGGAAAATATTATTAGTACCATAA